Proteins encoded within one genomic window of Nonomuraea gerenzanensis:
- a CDS encoding VOC family protein — translation MIEIHAVTIDAHDPYAIASWWSQATGLPLGEGDKPGDDEVMLRTHQDPFLLFIRVPEGKTGKNRVHLDVNGTEGRTRDEEVERLVGLGATVYDDLRKPDGSGWVTMRDPEGNEFCVCRSQAEREGQ, via the coding sequence GTGATCGAAATCCACGCCGTCACCATCGACGCCCACGACCCGTACGCCATCGCCAGCTGGTGGAGCCAGGCCACAGGACTGCCCCTGGGCGAAGGGGACAAACCCGGCGACGACGAGGTCATGCTCCGCACCCACCAGGACCCGTTCCTGCTGTTCATCCGCGTCCCCGAGGGCAAGACCGGCAAGAACCGGGTGCACCTCGACGTCAACGGCACCGAGGGCCGCACCCGCGACGAGGAGGTCGAGCGGCTCGTCGGGCTCGGCGCGACCGTCTACGACGATCTGCGCAAGCCCGACGGCTCCGGCTGGGTCACCATGCGCGACCCCGAGGGCAACGAGTTCTGCGTGTGCAGGAGTCAGGCGGAGCGGGAGGGTCAGTAG
- a CDS encoding DMT family transporter has protein sequence MAWIVLVLAGLFEVTMALSLKLSNGFSHLWWTLSFLVTAVLSFGLLSYALKSLEVGTAYAVWTGVGAAGTALLGMIAMGDEVSPARLISIALILAGVIGLKTLA, from the coding sequence ATGGCGTGGATCGTCCTTGTGCTGGCCGGCCTCTTCGAGGTCACCATGGCCCTCTCGCTCAAACTCAGCAACGGCTTCTCACATCTGTGGTGGACGCTGTCGTTCCTGGTCACGGCCGTGCTCAGCTTCGGCCTGCTCTCGTACGCGCTCAAGTCGCTGGAGGTCGGCACCGCCTACGCCGTCTGGACCGGCGTCGGCGCGGCGGGCACCGCGCTGCTCGGCATGATCGCCATGGGTGACGAGGTGTCACCGGCGCGGCTCATCTCCATCGCCCTGATCCTGGCCGGCGTCATCGGCCTCAAGACACTGGCTTAA
- a CDS encoding class I SAM-dependent methyltransferase, with amino-acid sequence MDAAELAARWRERLDSWAIPDEILAKAPLDPWSHSPERFGTRTDRALAEPDDGPTMTRLSEALPDKGTLLDVGSGPGAASLPLHERIGHLYAVDTSTSMLEGLTARAEKLGVPVTAVEGRWPDVSEQVPVADAAVAAHVVYNVPDLADFLLALDSRTQGRVVLELPHRHPMSWMTPLWQHFHGVDRPVRPIAEDCVALAAALGFNVQVEEREAPLERFTSLDELAASAVRRVCLDPSRAQEVARTAVELGMWPVPRDRWVTIWWE; translated from the coding sequence ATGGACGCCGCAGAACTCGCCGCCCGGTGGCGGGAACGCCTGGATTCCTGGGCGATTCCGGACGAGATCCTGGCCAAGGCCCCCTTGGATCCGTGGAGTCATTCGCCCGAGAGGTTCGGCACCCGTACCGACAGGGCGCTGGCAGAGCCGGACGACGGCCCGACCATGACCCGCCTGTCGGAGGCGCTGCCCGACAAGGGCACACTGCTCGACGTCGGCTCGGGCCCCGGCGCCGCCTCCCTGCCGCTGCACGAGCGCATCGGCCACCTCTACGCCGTCGACACCTCCACCTCCATGCTGGAAGGGCTGACGGCCAGGGCGGAGAAGCTGGGCGTGCCGGTGACGGCGGTCGAGGGCCGCTGGCCCGACGTCAGCGAGCAGGTGCCGGTGGCCGACGCGGCGGTGGCGGCGCACGTCGTCTACAACGTGCCCGACCTGGCCGACTTCCTGCTCGCGCTCGACTCCCGCACGCAGGGGCGGGTGGTGCTGGAGCTGCCGCACCGCCACCCGATGAGCTGGATGACGCCGCTGTGGCAGCACTTCCACGGCGTCGACCGGCCGGTGCGGCCCATCGCGGAGGACTGCGTGGCCCTCGCGGCGGCGCTGGGGTTCAACGTGCAGGTGGAGGAGAGGGAAGCCCCGCTGGAACGTTTCACGTCGCTGGACGAGCTGGCCGCCAGTGCGGTCCGCAGAGTGTGCCTGGACCCCTCGCGCGCGCAGGAGGTGGCGCGGACGGCGGTGGAGCTGGGCATGTGGCCGGTGCCCCGCGATCGCTGGGTCACGATCTGGTGGGAATGA
- a CDS encoding acyl-CoA dehydrogenase — protein sequence MGHYKSNVRDLEFNLFEVFGRGEILGTGPFAEVDEDVARSVLDEMNRLSTGVLADSFEEGDRHPPVFDAATSTVKVPEGFKKSYKALVDGGWAHLDLPTDLGGPGIPRSLAWATAEMVLGANPALYMYAAGPNFAYTLWKVGTPEQKRFAELAIEHNWGATMVLTEPDAGSDVGAGRTKAVRQPDGTWHIEGVKRFITSAEHDMSDNIFHLVLARPEGHGPGTKGLSMFLVPKYHVDLETGELGERNGVYVTNVEKKMGLKVSTTCELTFGDKHPAIGWLVGEVHEGIKQMFMVIEHARMMVGTKAIATLSTGYLNALEYAKSRVQGADLARMTDKTAPRVTVTHHPDVRRELMLQKAYAEGMRALVLYTATFQDTLLMDPDDRHAHAMNDLLLPIVKGVGSERSYELLSRSLQTLGGSGYLQDYPIEQYIRDAKIDSLYEGTTAIQGQDLFFRKILRNQGAAIGALLAEINEFAASEAGNGRLKEERKLLTEAAADVKAMGDTMAGWALGSLETPQEVYKVGLNTTRLLLALGDLIIGWLLLRQSEVALAKLGGGEDAFYQGKVAAASFFAKTVLPRLAAERRVLAATDLELMELPEAAF from the coding sequence ATGGGCCACTACAAGAGCAACGTGCGTGACCTGGAATTCAACCTCTTCGAGGTCTTCGGGAGAGGCGAGATCCTCGGCACCGGGCCCTTCGCGGAAGTGGACGAGGACGTCGCACGCAGCGTTCTGGACGAGATGAACCGTCTCTCGACCGGGGTGCTCGCCGACTCCTTCGAGGAGGGTGACAGGCACCCGCCGGTGTTCGACGCGGCCACGTCGACCGTGAAGGTGCCCGAGGGTTTCAAGAAGTCCTACAAGGCGCTGGTCGACGGCGGCTGGGCGCACCTGGACCTGCCCACCGACCTGGGCGGCCCCGGCATCCCGCGCAGCCTCGCCTGGGCCACCGCCGAGATGGTGCTGGGCGCCAACCCCGCCCTCTACATGTACGCGGCGGGCCCCAACTTCGCCTACACGCTGTGGAAGGTGGGCACCCCTGAGCAGAAGCGCTTCGCCGAGCTGGCGATCGAGCACAACTGGGGCGCCACCATGGTGCTCACCGAGCCCGACGCGGGCTCCGACGTGGGCGCCGGCCGGACGAAGGCGGTGCGCCAGCCCGACGGGACCTGGCACATCGAGGGCGTCAAGCGCTTCATCACCAGCGCCGAGCACGACATGTCGGACAACATCTTCCACCTCGTGCTGGCCCGCCCCGAGGGCCACGGCCCCGGCACCAAGGGCCTGTCGATGTTCCTGGTGCCGAAGTACCACGTGGACCTGGAGACCGGCGAGCTCGGCGAGCGCAACGGCGTCTACGTCACCAACGTCGAGAAGAAGATGGGCCTGAAGGTCTCCACGACCTGCGAGCTGACCTTCGGCGACAAGCACCCCGCGATCGGCTGGCTGGTCGGCGAGGTGCACGAGGGCATCAAGCAGATGTTCATGGTGATCGAGCACGCCCGGATGATGGTCGGCACCAAGGCCATCGCCACGCTCTCCACCGGCTACCTGAACGCCCTCGAGTACGCCAAGTCCCGCGTCCAGGGCGCCGACCTGGCCAGGATGACCGACAAGACGGCGCCGCGCGTCACCGTGACGCACCACCCCGACGTACGGCGCGAGCTGATGCTGCAGAAGGCCTACGCCGAGGGCATGCGCGCGCTGGTGCTCTACACGGCCACGTTCCAGGACACCCTGCTCATGGACCCGGACGACCGGCACGCCCACGCCATGAACGACCTGCTGCTGCCCATCGTCAAGGGCGTCGGGTCGGAGCGGTCGTACGAGCTGCTCTCCCGCTCCCTGCAGACCCTGGGCGGCTCCGGCTACCTCCAGGACTACCCGATCGAGCAGTACATCCGCGACGCGAAGATCGACTCCCTGTACGAGGGCACCACCGCGATCCAGGGCCAGGACCTGTTCTTCAGGAAGATCCTGCGCAACCAGGGCGCCGCGATCGGCGCGCTGCTGGCCGAGATCAACGAGTTCGCCGCGTCCGAGGCGGGCAACGGCCGGCTCAAGGAGGAGCGCAAGCTGCTCACCGAGGCCGCCGCCGACGTCAAGGCCATGGGCGACACCATGGCGGGCTGGGCGCTCGGCTCGCTGGAGACGCCGCAGGAGGTCTACAAGGTCGGCCTGAACACCACCCGCCTCCTGCTCGCGCTCGGCGACCTGATCATCGGCTGGCTGCTGCTGCGCCAGTCCGAGGTGGCGCTGGCCAAGCTGGGCGGCGGCGAGGACGCGTTCTACCAGGGCAAGGTCGCGGCCGCCTCGTTCTTCGCCAAGACCGTGCTGCCCCGGCTGGCCGCCGAGCGGCGCGTGCTGGCCGCCACCGACCTGGAGCTGATGGAGCTGCCGGAAGCGGCCTTCTGA
- a CDS encoding MBL fold metallo-hydrolase, with the protein MSSSSHDHPLPPPRVEEVSDGVYAYVQPDGSWWINNTGFLAGRRGVVVIDACSTERRTRAFREAIGKVSGRPITTLVNTHHHGDHTFGNWLFPEATIVGHEGVREQIIADGVPAYRSAWSAGVEWGKMEPTPPFLTFTDRITLHSDELRCEVRHVGHAAHTTNDSYVWIPERRLLFTGDLVFNGGTPFVLMGSVAGALRALEQLRELGAQTLVPGHGEVCGPEAYEPVEGYLRFVRETARRGKQAGLTPLETALETDLGEWAGLLDPERVVGNLHRAYSELDGQPLGAPIDLVTAITDMITYNGGRPLSCLA; encoded by the coding sequence ATGAGCTCCTCCTCTCACGACCACCCCCTGCCGCCGCCGCGCGTCGAAGAGGTGTCCGACGGGGTGTACGCCTACGTACAGCCCGACGGGAGCTGGTGGATCAACAACACCGGGTTCCTCGCCGGCCGGCGCGGCGTCGTCGTCATCGACGCCTGCTCCACCGAGCGGCGCACGCGCGCCTTTCGCGAGGCCATCGGCAAGGTCAGCGGCCGGCCGATCACCACGCTGGTCAACACCCACCACCACGGCGACCACACGTTCGGCAACTGGCTCTTCCCCGAGGCCACGATCGTCGGCCACGAGGGCGTGCGCGAGCAGATCATCGCCGACGGCGTGCCCGCCTACCGCAGCGCGTGGTCGGCCGGGGTGGAGTGGGGCAAGATGGAGCCGACCCCGCCGTTCCTGACCTTCACCGACCGGATCACGCTGCACTCCGACGAGCTGCGCTGCGAGGTGCGGCATGTCGGGCACGCCGCGCACACCACCAACGACTCCTACGTGTGGATCCCGGAGCGGCGGCTGCTGTTCACCGGGGACCTGGTGTTCAACGGCGGCACGCCGTTCGTGCTGATGGGCTCGGTGGCCGGGGCGCTGCGGGCCCTTGAGCAGCTCAGGGAGCTGGGGGCGCAGACCTTGGTGCCGGGGCACGGCGAGGTGTGCGGGCCGGAGGCGTACGAGCCGGTGGAGGGCTACCTGCGCTTCGTGCGGGAGACCGCCAGGCGGGGCAAGCAGGCGGGCCTGACGCCGCTGGAGACCGCGCTGGAGACCGACCTCGGCGAGTGGGCCGGGCTGCTCGACCCCGAGCGCGTCGTGGGTAACCTGCACCGGGCCTACAGCGAGCTCGACGGGCAGCCCCTCGGCGCGCCGATCGACCTGGTCACCGCCATCACGGACATGATCACCTACAACGGCGGCCGGCCGCTGTCGTGCCTGGCGTGA
- a CDS encoding Dabb family protein → MIRHIVLFTWTAAATAEQRAAVTAELRKLPDLIPQLRAYTVGADAGLNQGNHDYAVVADFDNVDDYLVYRDHPDHQKVIAEHIKPILATRAAVQLSL, encoded by the coding sequence ATGATTCGCCACATCGTGCTGTTCACCTGGACCGCGGCCGCGACCGCCGAGCAGAGGGCCGCCGTCACGGCTGAGCTGCGCAAGCTCCCCGACCTGATCCCGCAGCTACGCGCCTACACGGTCGGCGCCGACGCGGGCCTCAACCAGGGCAACCACGACTACGCGGTGGTGGCGGACTTCGACAACGTGGACGACTACCTGGTCTACCGCGACCATCCCGACCACCAGAAGGTGATCGCCGAGCACATCAAGCCGATCCTCGCGACCCGCGCCGCCGTACAGCTGAGTCTCTAG
- a CDS encoding dihydrolipoamide acetyltransferase family protein, with amino-acid sequence MRREFKLPDVGEGLTEAEIVRWHVKAGDAVKVNQIVVEIETAKSIVELPIPWDGVVAGLMAEEGDTVDVGVAIIAVDTAEEGGAAPAPAAGTPAHAPGDLAALADDMVPKPPAEGAVEPGAHGSPAPKEERQAVLVGYGVKTGATKRRARRQPAAGIPANPVANPSRVEVDGPPASPPATMPQAAPDTAPDTAPDTVRTTPSRVAVLAKPPVRKLARDLGVDLVTITGTGPQGSITRDDVHAAAQAPAQQPVEQPVPQPGAREERIPIKGVRKATAQAMVTSAFTAPHVTEFLQVDMTATMEAVRRMRTLADFAEVKVTPLLLVAKAVLTAIARHPAINATWDEQAQEIVVKHYVNLGIAAATPRGLLVPNIKDAQDLSLPALAGRLAALAETARAGRTQPAEMAGGTITITNVGVFGVDGGTPIINPGEAAILAVGQVRDMPWVVDGELAVRKVATLSLSFDHRMVDGELGSLFLADVGAMLEDPLRMLVWS; translated from the coding sequence ATGCGACGCGAGTTCAAGCTTCCCGACGTCGGTGAAGGGCTGACGGAGGCCGAGATCGTCCGCTGGCACGTCAAGGCGGGTGATGCGGTCAAGGTCAACCAGATCGTCGTGGAGATCGAGACGGCCAAGTCGATCGTCGAGCTGCCCATCCCGTGGGACGGCGTGGTGGCGGGGCTGATGGCCGAGGAGGGCGACACGGTCGACGTCGGTGTGGCCATCATCGCCGTCGACACGGCCGAGGAGGGCGGCGCGGCTCCCGCGCCGGCGGCCGGCACGCCCGCCCACGCTCCGGGCGACCTGGCGGCGCTGGCCGACGACATGGTGCCGAAGCCGCCGGCGGAGGGTGCCGTGGAGCCGGGCGCCCACGGCAGCCCGGCGCCGAAGGAGGAGCGCCAGGCGGTCCTGGTCGGCTACGGCGTCAAGACCGGCGCCACCAAGCGCCGGGCCCGCAGGCAACCGGCCGCGGGCATCCCCGCCAACCCGGTGGCCAACCCGTCCCGCGTCGAGGTGGACGGCCCGCCCGCGTCACCTCCCGCCACGATGCCGCAAGCCGCTCCCGACACGGCTCCCGACACGGCTCCCGACACAGTGCGTACGACGCCGAGCCGCGTGGCCGTCCTGGCCAAGCCGCCCGTGCGCAAGCTGGCCAGAGACCTGGGCGTGGACCTGGTCACGATCACCGGCACCGGCCCGCAGGGCTCGATCACCCGCGACGACGTCCACGCGGCGGCCCAGGCCCCTGCCCAGCAGCCGGTCGAGCAGCCGGTCCCGCAGCCGGGCGCGCGTGAGGAGCGCATCCCCATCAAGGGCGTCCGCAAGGCCACCGCCCAGGCCATGGTCACCAGCGCCTTCACGGCCCCGCACGTCACCGAGTTCCTCCAGGTGGACATGACGGCCACGATGGAGGCGGTCCGCCGCATGCGCACCCTGGCGGACTTCGCCGAGGTCAAGGTGACCCCGCTGCTCCTGGTGGCCAAGGCGGTCCTGACGGCGATCGCGCGCCACCCGGCGATCAACGCCACCTGGGACGAGCAGGCCCAGGAGATCGTCGTCAAGCACTACGTGAACCTGGGCATCGCCGCCGCCACCCCCAGAGGACTCCTGGTCCCCAACATCAAGGACGCCCAGGACCTCTCGCTGCCCGCCCTGGCCGGGCGGCTCGCGGCACTCGCGGAGACGGCCAGGGCCGGCCGCACCCAGCCCGCCGAGATGGCGGGCGGCACGATCACCATCACCAACGTCGGCGTGTTCGGCGTGGACGGCGGCACCCCGATCATCAACCCGGGCGAGGCGGCCATCTTGGCGGTCGGCCAGGTCAGGGACATGCCGTGGGTGGTGGACGGCGAGCTGGCGGTCCGCAAGGTGGCCACTCTGTCGCTCTCGTTCGACCACCGCATGGTGGACGGCGAGCTGGGCTCGCTCTTCCTGGCGGACGTGGGCGCGATGCTGGAGGACCCCCTGCGCATGCTCGTCTGGAGCTGA
- a CDS encoding alpha-ketoacid dehydrogenase subunit beta, protein MTVLSLSKALNEGMRKAMEDDPKVLIMGEDVGKLGGVFRVTDGLQKDFGEDRVIDTPLAESGIIGTAIGLALRGYRPVCEIQFDGFVFPAADQIITQLAKMPMRSLGAIKLPVVVRIPCGGGIGAVEHHSESPEAYFTHTAGLRVVACSNPADAYSMIQQAIRSDDPVLFFEPKRRYWEKADIDTSSTDWWAPLHSARTVRPGADVTVLAYGPMVKTCLEAATAAEDDGRSLEVIDLRSLNPLDEPVVMESVRRTGRVVVVHEAPVNSGFGAELAARITERCFYHLESPVLRVGGFSTPYPPSKLEEHYLPDLDRVLDAVDRTFGY, encoded by the coding sequence ATGACGGTCCTGAGTCTGTCGAAGGCCCTGAACGAGGGCATGCGCAAGGCGATGGAGGACGACCCCAAGGTTCTCATCATGGGCGAGGACGTCGGCAAGCTGGGCGGCGTCTTCCGCGTCACCGACGGCCTGCAGAAGGACTTCGGCGAGGACCGCGTGATCGACACGCCGCTGGCCGAATCGGGCATCATCGGCACCGCGATCGGGCTCGCGCTGCGCGGCTACCGGCCGGTGTGCGAGATCCAGTTCGACGGGTTCGTCTTCCCTGCCGCCGACCAGATCATCACGCAGCTCGCCAAGATGCCGATGCGCTCGCTGGGCGCGATCAAGCTGCCGGTCGTTGTCCGCATCCCCTGCGGCGGCGGCATCGGCGCGGTCGAGCACCACAGCGAGTCGCCGGAGGCGTACTTCACCCACACGGCCGGCCTGCGCGTCGTCGCCTGCTCCAACCCGGCCGACGCCTACAGCATGATCCAGCAGGCCATCCGCAGCGACGACCCGGTGCTCTTCTTCGAGCCCAAGCGCCGCTACTGGGAGAAGGCCGACATCGACACCTCCTCCACCGACTGGTGGGCGCCGCTGCACTCCGCCCGGACCGTCCGCCCCGGCGCCGACGTCACGGTCCTGGCCTATGGGCCCATGGTCAAGACCTGCCTGGAGGCCGCCACGGCGGCCGAGGACGACGGGCGCTCGCTGGAGGTCATCGACCTGCGCTCGCTCAACCCGCTGGACGAGCCGGTCGTGATGGAGTCCGTACGCCGCACGGGCCGCGTCGTGGTCGTCCACGAGGCCCCGGTCAACAGCGGTTTCGGCGCCGAGCTGGCCGCGCGGATCACCGAGCGGTGCTTCTACCACCTGGAGTCGCCCGTGCTGCGGGTCGGCGGCTTCTCCACCCCCTACCCCCCGTCCAAGCTGGAGGAGCACTACCTGCCCGACCTGGACCGCGTGCTCGACGCCGTCGACCGGACCTTCGGGTACTGA
- the pdhA gene encoding pyruvate dehydrogenase (acetyl-transferring) E1 component subunit alpha, whose product MTIDASGASPELVQLLTPEGERVEHPDYDIDLTPEEIRSLYRDLVLVRRIDLEAVALQRQGELGIWASLLGQEAAQIGSGRALTDADMAFPTYREHGVAWCRDVDPVKLLGLFRGVNHGGWDPKEHNFHLYTIVIGSQTLHAVGYAMGIQRDDASAATIVYFGDGATSQGDVNESFIWASVFNAPIVFFCQNNQWAISEPLEKQTRIPLYRRASGFGFPGIRVDGNDVFACLAVTRKALEAARTGQGPTLIEAYTYRMGAHTTTDDPTRYRVASELEAWKLKDPIERVKAYLFKNEQGDQAFFDAVEAEADQLGADLRRRCLAMPDPEPLDIFDHVYREPHALIDQERAQFAAYLEGFEK is encoded by the coding sequence ATGACCATAGACGCCTCGGGAGCATCTCCTGAGCTCGTCCAGCTGCTCACCCCCGAGGGAGAGCGGGTCGAGCATCCCGACTACGACATAGACCTGACCCCGGAGGAGATCCGGTCGCTCTACCGCGACCTCGTCCTCGTCCGGCGCATCGACCTGGAGGCCGTGGCGCTGCAACGGCAGGGCGAGCTGGGCATCTGGGCCTCGCTGCTCGGCCAGGAGGCCGCCCAGATCGGCTCCGGGCGCGCGCTCACCGACGCCGACATGGCCTTCCCCACCTACCGCGAGCACGGCGTGGCGTGGTGCCGAGACGTCGACCCGGTCAAGCTGCTGGGCCTGTTCAGGGGCGTCAACCACGGGGGATGGGACCCCAAGGAGCACAACTTCCACCTCTACACGATCGTGATCGGCAGCCAGACCCTGCACGCGGTCGGCTACGCGATGGGCATCCAGCGCGACGACGCGAGCGCGGCGACCATCGTCTACTTCGGCGACGGCGCCACCTCCCAGGGTGACGTCAACGAGTCGTTCATCTGGGCCAGCGTGTTCAACGCGCCGATCGTGTTCTTCTGCCAGAACAACCAGTGGGCCATCTCCGAGCCGCTGGAGAAGCAGACCCGCATCCCGCTCTACCGGCGGGCCTCCGGGTTCGGGTTCCCCGGCATCAGGGTCGACGGCAACGACGTGTTCGCCTGCCTCGCGGTGACGCGCAAGGCGCTCGAAGCCGCCCGTACGGGGCAGGGGCCGACGCTCATCGAGGCGTACACGTACCGGATGGGCGCCCACACCACCACCGACGACCCCACGCGCTACCGCGTGGCCAGCGAGCTGGAGGCGTGGAAGCTCAAGGACCCGATCGAGCGGGTCAAGGCGTACCTGTTCAAGAACGAGCAGGGCGACCAGGCCTTCTTCGACGCTGTGGAGGCCGAGGCCGACCAGCTCGGCGCGGACCTGCGCAGGCGCTGCCTGGCCATGCCCGACCCCGAGCCGCTCGACATCTTCGACCACGTCTACCGCGAGCCCCACGCCCTGATCGACCAGGAGCGCGCCCAGTTCGCCGCGTACTTGGAGGGGTTCGAGAAATGA
- the purS gene encoding phosphoribosylformylglycinamidine synthase subunit PurS, with protein MARVIVDVMLKPEILDPQGQAIARALPRLGFAGVSAVRQGKRFEVELDGPADDAALEEVRKMAETLLANTVIEDYSVRVEG; from the coding sequence GTGGCCCGCGTCATCGTGGACGTCATGTTGAAGCCCGAGATCCTCGATCCGCAGGGCCAGGCCATCGCCAGGGCGCTGCCCAGACTCGGCTTCGCCGGCGTCTCGGCCGTGCGTCAGGGCAAGCGCTTCGAGGTCGAGCTCGACGGTCCGGCCGACGACGCGGCACTGGAGGAAGTGCGCAAGATGGCCGAGACGCTGCTCGCCAACACCGTCATCGAGGACTACAGCGTCCGGGTCGAGGGCTAA